Proteins from a genomic interval of Haloplasma contractile SSD-17B:
- the nifJ gene encoding pyruvate:ferredoxin (flavodoxin) oxidoreductase, whose protein sequence is MAKKFQSMDGAQACAYCSYAFTEVAGIYPITPSSPIAEYVDLWSSQGKKNLFGAPVKVVEMQSEAGAAGVVHGSLQTGALTTTFTASQGLLLKIPNMYRIAGGLLPGVIHVAARSIAAQALSIFGDHQDVMAARQTGFAMLSTGSVQEVMDLAGVAHLASIESRIPFMHFFDGFRTSHEIQKVEMMDYEVYDRLLDRQAVKRFRDNALNPNHPVTRGSAQNDDVYFQTREVQNKFYDEVPDIVNKYMQEVSKETGRNYAPFVYYGPSDATDIIIAMGSVTETIEETIDYLNNQGKKVGLITVHLYRPFSKKYFFNSLPDSVQRIAVLDRTKEPGATGEPLYLEIRSVFYGRENAPQIIGGRYGLSSKDTTPAQIIAVYENLAGEARNHFTIGIKDDVTNLSLDIPENINVLSDDVTEALFFGLGSDGTVGANKNTIKIIGENTDYYGQAYFAYDSKKSGGVTRSHLRFAKNPIRSTYLCSNPTFVSCSTDSYLHKYDMVSGIRQGGTFLLNTVHSKDEIIDMLPTHVKRMLAEKNINFYIIDAVTMANGIGLGRRINTIMQSAFFKLNEQILPYEEAKDLMKTYAKKLYSRKGEAIVEMNYQAIDAGGDKLVKVDILADWKTLESPQVAETANNEKPEIPNFVENIANPINAIKGYDLPVSVFEGYEDGTMINGSTAFEKRGIANFVPKWVEENCIQCNQCAYVCPHAVIRAFLLTDDELKNAPDDTVTLKPFGKGLDGLYYRIQVSTLDCTGCELCVNVCPGKRGVKALEMSPIGEEIDKGEITRSDYIFNNVTYKDNLISKNTVKGSQFAQPLFEFHGACAGCGETPYITLATQLFGDSMMIANATGCSSIYGGSYPATPYTINSQGNGPAWANSLFEDNAEFGFGMRIASETIRNRIELAMEETMDQVEPELQDLFKVWIEKRDSMAETKALKPKLIKALENTSVESAKSILEIKDYIVRQSNWIIGGDGWAYDIGYGGLDHVIANQEDVNILVLDTEVYSNTGGQSSKSSQTGSIAKFTAAGKPGKKKDLAAMAMTYGHVYVASVSLGANMNQVIKAFTEAEAHDGPSIIIAYSTCIAHGIKGGLGNTASQTKLAVECGYWPIFRFNPKLADVGKNPLQIDCKEPNWDKYHDFLMSEARYAQLSKINGDDAKLLLEANKEEAKRRWMMYKRYSSMDYSFEIQDEQTETV, encoded by the coding sequence ATGGCAAAAAAATTCCAATCAATGGATGGTGCACAGGCGTGTGCTTATTGTTCATACGCTTTTACAGAAGTTGCAGGAATCTATCCGATTACTCCTTCAAGTCCGATTGCTGAATATGTTGACTTATGGTCATCACAAGGAAAGAAAAATCTCTTTGGTGCACCAGTTAAAGTCGTTGAGATGCAATCAGAAGCAGGTGCTGCAGGTGTTGTTCATGGATCATTACAAACAGGTGCACTTACGACAACGTTTACAGCATCACAAGGATTATTATTAAAAATACCTAATATGTATCGTATTGCTGGTGGCTTATTACCCGGTGTTATTCATGTTGCTGCAAGATCAATAGCCGCACAAGCGTTATCAATCTTTGGTGACCATCAAGATGTTATGGCAGCAAGACAAACTGGATTTGCAATGCTTTCAACAGGATCTGTTCAAGAAGTTATGGATTTAGCAGGTGTCGCACACTTAGCTTCAATTGAAAGTCGAATACCGTTCATGCATTTCTTTGATGGATTCAGAACCTCACATGAAATTCAAAAAGTAGAAATGATGGATTATGAGGTGTATGACCGTCTTTTGGATCGACAAGCTGTTAAACGTTTCCGTGATAATGCATTAAATCCAAATCATCCTGTGACAAGAGGATCTGCACAAAATGACGATGTATATTTTCAGACAAGAGAAGTTCAGAATAAATTCTATGATGAAGTTCCGGATATCGTAAATAAATACATGCAAGAAGTCTCAAAAGAAACAGGACGAAACTATGCTCCTTTTGTCTACTATGGTCCAAGTGATGCAACAGATATCATTATTGCCATGGGATCAGTAACAGAAACAATTGAAGAAACGATTGATTATCTGAATAATCAAGGAAAAAAAGTCGGACTTATTACTGTTCATTTATACAGGCCGTTTAGTAAAAAGTATTTCTTTAATAGTCTACCAGATTCCGTACAGCGTATTGCAGTACTCGATCGAACTAAAGAGCCTGGTGCAACTGGTGAACCATTATACTTAGAGATAAGATCAGTTTTTTATGGAAGAGAAAATGCGCCACAGATTATAGGTGGACGTTATGGATTATCATCTAAGGATACGACACCCGCACAAATTATAGCAGTTTATGAAAATTTAGCAGGGGAGGCTAGAAATCACTTTACAATTGGTATTAAAGATGATGTAACGAACTTATCGCTTGACATTCCAGAAAATATAAATGTTTTATCAGATGATGTCACAGAAGCACTGTTCTTTGGACTAGGGTCTGATGGTACTGTAGGTGCTAATAAAAATACAATTAAGATTATTGGTGAAAATACTGATTATTATGGTCAGGCATATTTTGCATATGATTCAAAAAAATCAGGTGGGGTAACACGTTCTCATTTGCGTTTTGCTAAAAATCCAATCCGCTCAACCTACTTATGTTCTAATCCAACATTTGTATCCTGTTCAACAGATTCTTACTTACATAAATACGACATGGTAAGTGGAATTAGACAAGGTGGTACATTCTTACTAAATACTGTCCATTCTAAAGATGAAATTATAGACATGCTACCTACACATGTTAAACGTATGTTGGCTGAAAAAAATATAAACTTTTATATCATTGATGCAGTGACAATGGCGAATGGAATAGGACTAGGTAGAAGAATCAACACAATTATGCAATCTGCATTCTTCAAGTTAAATGAACAAATATTACCTTATGAAGAAGCAAAAGACTTAATGAAAACATATGCTAAAAAGTTATATAGCCGTAAAGGTGAAGCAATTGTCGAAATGAACTACCAAGCAATCGATGCAGGTGGTGACAAGTTAGTTAAGGTGGATATTTTAGCTGACTGGAAAACTCTAGAGTCACCTCAAGTAGCCGAAACTGCAAATAATGAAAAACCAGAGATACCAAACTTCGTTGAAAATATTGCGAATCCTATTAATGCCATCAAGGGATATGATCTTCCTGTATCAGTGTTTGAGGGTTATGAAGATGGAACGATGATTAATGGATCGACAGCATTTGAAAAGCGGGGGATTGCAAACTTTGTTCCAAAATGGGTTGAAGAGAATTGTATTCAGTGTAACCAGTGTGCGTATGTTTGTCCACATGCCGTAATAAGAGCATTCTTATTAACAGATGATGAATTAAAGAACGCACCTGATGATACAGTTACTTTAAAACCCTTTGGTAAAGGTCTAGATGGATTATACTATCGGATCCAGGTCTCAACTCTCGATTGTACGGGTTGTGAACTATGTGTAAATGTATGTCCTGGTAAGCGTGGGGTGAAGGCATTAGAGATGTCACCAATTGGTGAAGAAATCGATAAGGGTGAAATAACACGTTCAGATTACATATTTAATAATGTAACGTATAAAGACAATCTAATAAGTAAGAACACAGTCAAAGGATCACAGTTTGCACAACCTTTATTCGAGTTCCACGGTGCATGTGCGGGATGTGGCGAGACACCATATATTACACTCGCAACTCAATTATTTGGAGACAGTATGATGATTGCAAATGCAACAGGCTGTTCTTCTATTTATGGTGGATCGTATCCTGCTACACCTTATACGATAAATTCACAAGGAAATGGACCAGCTTGGGCTAACTCACTATTTGAAGATAATGCCGAATTTGGTTTTGGGATGAGAATTGCATCAGAAACAATAAGAAATCGAATTGAGTTAGCAATGGAAGAAACAATGGATCAGGTAGAACCTGAGTTACAAGATTTATTTAAAGTATGGATTGAAAAACGCGATAGTATGGCAGAAACTAAGGCATTAAAACCGAAATTAATTAAAGCTTTAGAAAATACATCAGTTGAGTCTGCAAAATCAATCTTAGAAATAAAAGACTATATTGTTCGTCAATCAAACTGGATTATTGGTGGAGACGGATGGGCTTATGATATTGGATACGGAGGACTAGACCATGTCATTGCAAATCAGGAGGATGTAAATATACTAGTACTCGATACTGAAGTATATTCGAATACTGGTGGACAATCATCAAAATCTTCACAGACTGGTTCAATCGCAAAGTTTACAGCAGCCGGTAAACCAGGTAAGAAGAAGGACTTAGCAGCTATGGCTATGACTTATGGACATGTGTATGTTGCATCTGTTTCACTTGGTGCTAACATGAACCAAGTAATTAAAGCATTCACTGAGGCAGAGGCTCATGATGGTCCTTCAATCATTATTGCCTATTCTACTTGTATAGCACATGGAATTAAAGGAGGACTTGGAAATACAGCAAGTCAGACAAAGTTAGCAGTTGAATGTGGTTACTGGCCAATCTTTAGATTTAATCCTAAACTTGCTGATGTTGGTAAAAATCCACTTCAAATTGATTGTAAGGAACCAAATTGGGATAAGTATCATGATTTCTTAATGAGTGAAGCAAGGTACGCTCAGCTCTCTAAAATAAATGGAGACGACGCTAAACTATTACTTGAGGCAAACAAAGAAGAGGCAAAGAGACGTTGGATGATGTATAAACGTTATTCATCTATGGATTATTCATTTGAAATACAAGACGAACAAACGGAAACAGTATAA